The sequence tctataaaaaaatacaaatatttgcagaaacaaaaaaaaggacatgaAAAAATCTTCACTTGTGTTTCCCTGGGTTTAAGTGATcccttctgttgttgtttatttaatatttgatcCTCATGTTtgaatcctctcctcctctcctctcctctcctcctctcctcctctcctctcctctcctctcctctcctctcctctcctcctctcctcctctcctcctctcctcctctcctctctcctcctctcctcctctcctctcctctcctctcctctcctctcctctcctctcctctcctctcctctcctcctctcctgtgtcctcctctcctcctctcctctcctcctctcctcctctcctgtctcctcctctcctcctctcctcctctcctgtctcctcctctcctcctctcctctcctctcctcctctcctgtctcctcctctcctcctctcctcctctcctcctctcctcctctcctgtgtactcctctcctctcctctcctctcctctcctctcctctcctctcctcctctcctcctctcctgtgtcctcctctcctctcctctcctcctctcctgtgtcCTCAGGTTCCTGTCCGGTAGATGTACGGTCTACAAGTTGTTCGGCCTCTGCATGGTCCTGCTGCTCGTCTCTCTGCTCTGGCTGCAGCTCAGCTGTTCTGGCGACATGTCCTCCCCCGTGCACGAGGACCGCCGCCCCTCCTCCCAGcaccagctgcaggctccgcCCTGCCCGGCTGACGGCCTGGCGTCCGCCACGGACGACCCCTCCTGGGGTCCTCACAAACTGGCGCTCATCGTGCCCTTCAGAGAGCGCTTCGAGGAGCTGCTGGTGTTTGTTCCCTTCATGCACACGTTCCTCAACAAGAAGAAGATCCGACAcaagatcatcatcatcaaccagGTGGATCACTACAGGTGAGGAGACGGGGAATGAACCGGACCCCCCCCCCATGGCCTTGAGGTCTTCTTGTACCTTTGAGTTCCTCCCACAGAGACGTTGATACCTGTCCTTTGTGATTCCAGGTTTAACCGGGCGTCTCTGATCAACGTGGGTCACCTGGAGAGCGGGAACGACACAGACTACCTGGCGATGCACGACGTGGACTTGCTGCCTCTGAACGAAGCTCTGGACTACGGTTTCCCCGAGGACGGCCCGTTCCACGTGGCCTCCCCTGAGCTGCACCCGCTGTACCACTACAAGACCTACGTGGGCGGGATCCTGCTGCTCACCAAGAGACATTACTACATGGTACGGAGCTGCAGCACACAGACTCTGTTCATAACACGGTGGTGTAATGACTCAAAGTGTCCACCAGGTGGAGCCGTTTCACAGCAGTGTTCAGTCTGTGATGGAGACAGGATCACACACGGTTAActcttcatgtgtttgtgttttcagtgtaaCGGCATGTCCAACAGGTTCTGGGGTTGGGGCCGAGAGGACGACGAGTTCTACAGACGACTGAGGAAAGCTGAGTTACAGGTAAACACCTCGGGACATCATGACACCTGAGGGTGGTCTGCCTTAGTTCCTCATGGGTATCCACAGCTcggttgtttctctctctgcagctcttcagACCGAGCGGGATCACGACGGGGTATAAAACCTTCCTCCACATCCACGACCCGGCCTGGAGGAAGAGAGACCAGAAGAGAGTGGCGTCTCAGAAACAGGTAGAAACATAGTctggtttttaaatgtgcagaaagtcACCTTTGACTTAAAGGTAGAGGCTTTAGAGGTTTCATCAACATCCTTTAGTCCTACTCCGTCTGAATCTGAGTTCACATTCAGACTCATAAAAACATCTCTTAAAACTTCCCCACGCACAGACAACCTGTTGTCAAaactgcacacagcactgaCGCCAACATGACGTCTGTAATCCTTGAaatacatcttttaaaaaagtgtgatgGTCCAGAACAAAGAGACCTAAAAGTGGGCGGAGTTATTCACAAAATGGGGCGGAGTTATGGTGCAGGTTTTAAGATATCACTTATCTGAAATATGGAGTCCCAGAGTGTGATGTCTAAAGATGGAGAGACCAAAAAGAGTGTCTGAAACATCAATCTTCTcctatgttctattataaacaaagacccaacatcaagaccagatcagatccagtcccatcttccagacaggactcagtctgatctcatcttaatccaccatgagcagagcactttgcagcatttagcaagttacagtggcaaggacaaacttcctttaacaggcagaaacctccagcaggaccagactcatgttagacacacatctgctgagaccgtgttggagagagggatagagggagatgaagagagagagagatgatagtggggagacggatagtagtagatgtagcagctggagtctggcacgtccacagcagcagagatccagaggaacctacgagacaagggagctcagggactccagaaaggtctaagaaaagagagaagagagggagaccagaagaaagaaaaagaggaggataaatggtgaaggagaggaagggataagaaaaggagacataaaggatgaggAAACatagaaagaacaaagagagaaagaaagaaggaagaacagaaagtaagaaggattgaatgaaaggaaaaaggaaagaaagaagaaaagaaagaaagaaagaaagaaagaaagaataacagaccccaaaaaaggaatctacagcagagatccagaggaacctacgagacaagggagctcagggactccagaaaggtctatggttagtaactttaatgggacaggaagagttaaagtgagagacaggcagagagaggagagagagggaaagacaggatcccagtgtgtcagtctaagcctatagcagcataactaagacctggtccaagcctgatccagctctaactataacaGGAATGTCTAGTTCCAGGAACTTCTCTTCAAGGAACGAAATGGTTCCTGTGGTGCcctgttgtctgtgtttctaccACAGCCTGAAGTCTGGTGaggattatgcaaatcaggcatGTAGAGAGCTAGTCCAGGTCTTTATCTAACTTGAGTATTAAAGAAGTTGTCACATTAGCTACCTCATGTTACAGGAAGTATTTGCTCTTATGCAATCTCCCTCTTGTGCCTCTATCTGTCCGTGTCTCTGAAACCGTCCTCATCATGTGGGTACATAAAGAGGGGGCTGTCTTCATCTTCAACCCATAAAGTATGAACCCCGTTATAACCACATGCCGTCCCCTCCCTGGTGTCGTCCTCCCTGTAGGAGCAGTTTAAAGTGGATCCTGAAGGGGGGCTGACTAACCTCCGTTACCAGGTGGAGTCCCGACAGGAGCTGACCATCAGCGGGGCTCCCTGCACCGTCATCAACACCAAACTGGAGTGTGACCAGAACAAGACGCCCTGGTGTCTGCTGTCGTAGGGGGAACCAAACATGTCGGAACACCGGTGTCTGCTGTCGTAGGGGGAACCAAACGTGTCGGTACACTGCTACTCCTGCAGGATTTAATGCTTTAAACTCTGGAGCTGGTCCTGCTTCTAGATTTTGCCAAAAGCGGCTGCAGCGTCTGATCTCAGATCTGCAGCTGTCGGAGGAAATGATGGTACAAACAGACGTATTTAACACTGAGTCACTCCTGCACtggacacaaacagacaataaCCGTGTGCTGAAACATCCCTGTAGGATCAGACTTATTAAAACCTCCTGATGGATCTGACGGATCAGCATCCGGACCTTTACAACGTGTCTGTTTAGAAGTTATCAGACGGAGATGGACGGTCACACCAAACTGAAACTGAGGATCCTGGCCGAGCTGTTTTAACTGGTCATATTTTAGTTCTGGTACCTGCTAGCATGATGTGAATgctaactttttattttgttactctGGGATcgtgcaaacagagcaggaagcCTGACGAGACATCAACCAAACAAGCAGCTCACACCCAAACAtcacagattattattattattcatgacGAGGGAAAGAGGTCAAGAGATTTTCAAAAGTCTGCTCACTAACATCTGGAGTCTGTGGTTTCTGTCAGAACAGGGATCATGAGAacgcctggtttatacttcttgAGTTGACTCTACGCCGTGGTGGCCGACGCGTTCATGAGCGCTACGTCGTGACAAATTGGAGATGATGCGTGAGACCATTAATGATACAGCAATTATtacaagaggagaggagcagaggagatgGAATTTACGTTTCATTTATGGTCGATTGACGGTAAATATTTGTCAACTTATGGCTGTTATTTGTTTACAGTTGATATTTGACAGTTTACGGTCGATGTACTTTGATTAACGGTCTATATTTGCAGATGAATGGTCAATATTTGTCAATTAACGGTCGACTTACGGTCAGTTAACGGTGGATGTACGGTCGATTAACGGTCGGTCCATATTTGTCAATTTACAGTGGATGTACGGTTGATTTCAATCGATTGACGGTCTATATTTGTAGATAAACAGACAATATTTGCTTTTAACGGTCGACTTACGGTCAGTTAACGGTGGATGTACGGTCGATTAACAGTCGGTCCATATTTGTCAATTTAAAGTGGATGTACGGTTGATTTCAATCGAATTACGTGCAACATTTGTAGATAAACAGGCAATATTTGCTGATGAATGGTCGATATTTGTCAATTTACATTTGATTTACGATCGATATTTGTCAATAAACTGGTCGAATTACCGTCAATTTACGGTTGATGGATGGTCAGTTTACGGTCGGTCGATGTTTGTGGATTAACGGTCTATGATTGTTGATGTACGGTCAATTAACAGTGGATGTTAGTTGATTTACTGTCGATGCATGTTCCATTTAAGGTCATATTACTGTGATtccagaaatgttgtaaatgacGGCCATACAAAGCTGCctagtggaccaatcacagagcttgctgTCTCCGTCATTTCAGGGCCAGAGTTACATTTAAGGGAGGTGACCGCAGGCTGTGAGCATGGACTCATGCATTGGAACAGGTCTATGTAGATCTACAGcatcgatttgacgcagaagtataaaccaggcttaacttTGACTTCTATTGAGGAACTAGTGGCGAGGAGTATCGTCACACACACCTTGAAAACACACCTTTGTGTTTCTGAACCTCACTAAGAAAAACTGAGCCAGCCGTGCTGAACTTCACTGAACTGTAACTTCATCTCATACAATAACACAACCGAACGAGACAGCGGTCAACAAGCACCTCCTtaaaaatattactttttaatgtttctataACACGAACTTCTCTGTCTGAGAAGAACCAAAGTATCCTGCACATGCTACACGTGTAGTGAACAGGTGGGAGTCGTGCCTCATCACCTCCTGTTCACGATACATCATCAGTCTTATTTAACGATCTGATGAACTCCTCGTTCTTTAAAGGCCAGTAAAAATAATTCTTGTTGAAGCTTTAAACCTTTGCAGAGTCATTTCTCGTTAATTTAAAATTCCAATGTGTCTTAGCGAACGTCTGAAATAAATTCACTCTCCTTTTATTGAAACGTAAACTTTAACCTGCTGATTATTTCTCTCTGTTAATGATGATGTCATCCCAAAGATCCACCAATAATCTCAGACCCGGAGAAGAACCAGGTGGTTACgtatttatttgatgtaagagtttttatttttgagaactcgtatttaatgttaaaaaacgATCTGCTCTGTAGGTTGAATTCGTAAGTTTTATCATAAAACTGAAAACCAATGAAACGGTTTCTTTTTAACGATCTTTTTTTAAGGCGTAAAAATACGTACGTCACTTTGAGATGAGGAGTCACGAACTTgagtttaaatcatttttaaaatcggCTTTAAAAGTGAACACGcaagtttgaaaatgtttttactAATTAACCTTTTTTGATTATCCTGGCCGACATTTAGCATTTTACCGATTAACTTTATCAGCGTTTTATTTTACCGATCACCGattagatttaaaaagtgaagtaaAATGTGCGCTACCTCTAACACCATCTGATTGGCTAAGGGTCACATGACTGTGTGGCGTCACTGAACTTTAATTGTAACTGTTATCTCCTGGATACGACGTGAAAAGATGTCATTTTCAAAATTCTTAATTTTTGACGGGTTTTTCAATTTTTACGTTAAACGCTCATTGGCTGTAAATATCGATTATCAGTCCCTGGGCCCAGAAAAAAACGATATTGCTTGACCCCTAATatttggaaataaaaatgtcCACTAAtgagaaaatacataaaattgAGAAGATAAAGACGACACGCTTAAACGCTTAAAACTAATATGGAAAGGGAAAAGTTGAATAAAAAAGTCGGAGGTGTGATCGTGAAAAGACGAAGGCCTGTATTTGAAAGTCGTTGAAACGTCTCTTTAAATGAGTCCCATCTAAAGGATCTGTCTTTGGGTTCTCACCGAGGTGACTGCTGtgactgtcttcttctt is a genomic window of Notolabrus celidotus isolate fNotCel1 chromosome 8, fNotCel1.pri, whole genome shotgun sequence containing:
- the b4galt7 gene encoding beta-1,4-galactosyltransferase 7, translated to MMYSSRRKPVLYFKEERRFLSGRCTVYKLFGLCMVLLLVSLLWLQLSCSGDMSSPVHEDRRPSSQHQLQAPPCPADGLASATDDPSWGPHKLALIVPFRERFEELLVFVPFMHTFLNKKKIRHKIIIINQVDHYRFNRASLINVGHLESGNDTDYLAMHDVDLLPLNEALDYGFPEDGPFHVASPELHPLYHYKTYVGGILLLTKRHYYMCNGMSNRFWGWGREDDEFYRRLRKAELQLFRPSGITTGYKTFLHIHDPAWRKRDQKRVASQKQEQFKVDPEGGLTNLRYQVESRQELTISGAPCTVINTKLECDQNKTPWCLLS